Proteins from one Cryptomeria japonica chromosome 4, Sugi_1.0, whole genome shotgun sequence genomic window:
- the LOC131071041 gene encoding putative leucine-rich repeat receptor-like serine/threonine-protein kinase At2g19230 codes for MIRKTLSFLMVAAIFTSPVCGQPGFISLDCGGIEKYIDDAGIQWMPDDAYINSGQKLNISNNNPGGKQSRQWNTLRRLPERRKSCYLLTPVEIGRKYLLRGTFVYGNYDNLNSPPQFDLLLDADIWDGFSFDDSTTYAVQKEIIFMANFDPTQVCLARVNESNGLPIISSLELRPLNQSMYWPVNQASSLLRLEYSDLGAQDLDKDIRYPDDPFDRLWFPSVVDFPNITSEKKVSMGVAYEQPPSLIMQTAETSYPSSPTTMDLPSRRSSRSGNLYISMYFAELQAGLNAANIREFDFFLDNKKLNNAPIRPIYLQSSNISILIPYGKTDTEAFRLQATNRSTLSPITSALETCRQKTQRPQGTFTTDGM; via the exons ATGATTCGGAAGACGTTGAGTTTCTTGATGGTCGCTGCAATTTTCACTTCTCCTGTATGTGGTCAACCTG GATTCATCAGCCTCGATTGCGGAGGTATCGAGAAGTACATAGATGATGCTGGAATACAATGGATGCCAGATGACGCTTACATCAATTCTGGACAAAAGCTGAATATTTCTAATAACAATCCTGGAGGAAAACAATCAAGGCAATGGAACACCCTTCGGAGATTACCTGAGAGAAGGAAAAGTTGTTACCTTTTAACACCTGTGGAGATTGGAAGAAAATATCTACTCCGCGGAACATTTGTTTATGGGAACTATGACAATCTCAACTCACCTCCCCAGTTTGATCTCCTTTTGGACGCCGACATTTGGGACGGCTTCTCATTTGATGATTCAACCACATATGCTGTTCAGAAGGAAATCATTTTCATGGCCAATTTCGATCCTACCCAGGTTTGCCTTGCCCGAGTCAATGAAAGTAATGGATTACCCATTATTTCTTCTTTGGAACTGCGACCTCTTAATCAGAGCATGTATTGGCCTGTCAACCAAGCTAGCTCACTTTTAAGGCTGGAGTACTCCGATTTGGGAGCGCAAGATCTTGACAAGGACATCAG ATATCCAGACGATCCTTTCGATAGACTCTGGTTTCCTAGTGTAGTAGACTTCCCAAATATTACAAGTGAAAAGAAAGTATCTATGGGAGTGGCTTATGAACAACCTCCATCTCTTATCATGCAAACAGCGGAAACAAGTTACCCTAGCTCCCCCACAACAATGGATCTGCCCTCTCGAAGGAGTTCTCGATCTGGGAACCTTTACATATCAATGTATTTTGCAGAATTGCAGGCTGGTTTGAATGCAGCGAACATTCGAGAATTTGACTTTTTTCTGGATAATAAGAAGCTGAATAATGCTCCTATACGACCTATATATCTCCAGTCATCAAACATATCTATCCTCATACCTTACGGTAAAACTGATACTGAGGCATTTCGCCTGCAAGCAACAAACCGTTCCACTTTATCTCCAATAACCAGTGCTTTGGAGACATGTCGCCAAAAGACTCAACGTCCACAAGGAACATTTACAACAGATGGTATGTAA